The following are from one region of the Coffea eugenioides isolate CCC68of chromosome 2, Ceug_1.0, whole genome shotgun sequence genome:
- the LOC113755202 gene encoding BTB/POZ domain-containing protein At3g56230-like: MDCPVCNFMSSPILVRPLKYTICGSCFEGARSVMALMNKLDHNAGVNKSAANKVPLPNPSKASSYRIQQIQGFANALRWVKEMKETEDELRDRLSYLAGFVSAFKDQIHTDIQVKPGGGGPCIPAHRALLATRSTIFRNMLDFDGCMAPSQDIVKLPELNYEELEAFLEFLYSGNLPREKIEQHVYSLSVAADKYEVPFLQKFCEQHMLRTLNSSNALDVLEISDTCSSQSLKEATLRFIVQSMEDIVFSSKFDAFALKNPHLSVQITRTSCIDSKTRRNGI, encoded by the exons ATGGATTGCCCTGTCTGTAACTTCATGTCGAGTCCGATTCTCGTAAGACCTCTCAAGTACACAATATGTGGATCTTGCTTTGAAGGAGCCAGAAGCGTAATGGCCTTGATGAACAAGCTGGACCACAATGCGGGCGTCAATAAGTCAGCTGCCAACAAAGTCCCTCTCCCAAATCCATCGAAGGCAAGCTCTTATCGTATTCAGCAAATTCAA GGATTTGCAAATGCTCTGAGATGGGTGAAGGAAATGAAGGAAACAGAAGATGAATTGAGAGATAGACTATCCTATCTTGCTGGATTTGTTTCTGCCTTTAAAGACCAAATTCACACTGATATTCAGGTTAAGCCTGGCGGTGGTGGTCCTTGTATACCAGCACACAGAGCATTACTG GCTACAAGATCAACAATCTTCAGAAACATGCTGGATTTTGATGGATGCATGGCTCCGTCGCAGGACATTGTGAAACTCCCCGAATTGAACTATGAGGAGCTAGAGGCATTTCTGGAGTTTCTGTACAGCGGAAACTTGCCAAGAGAAAAGATAGAACAGCATGTCTACTCGCTGTCAGTGGCTGCAGACAAGTATGAAGTTCCATTCTTGCAGAAGTTTTGCGAACAACATATGCTTAGAACTCTGAACTCGTCCAATGCACTCGATGTGCTAGAGATCTCGGACACTTGCTCTAGTCAGAGTTTGAAGGAGGCTACCTTGAGATTCATCGTTCAAAGCATGGAGGACATAGTTTTCTCATCTAAATTTGATGCTTTTGCTCTCAAGAACCCACATTTAAGTGTACAGATCACAAGGACATCATGTATAGATTCCAAAACTAGAAGAAACGGGATCTGA
- the LOC113761128 gene encoding transcription factor SCREAM2-like isoform X2 produces MNKTSIVVDASNYIEELKQKVERLKEDISSPRSSSDESSSWPKVSVKTLEKGILVNVYSGKSCPGLLVSILEAFENLGLNVLEARVSCADSFHLQAVGGENEDNEEIIDAQVVKRAVADAIRNWEESDTNEQ; encoded by the exons ATGAATAAAACCTCGATAGTAGTGGATGCTTCCAATTATATCGAAGAGCTAAAACAGAAGGTAGAAAGGTTAAAGGAAGACATTTCAAGCCCACGAAGCTCAAGCGACGAGTCATCTTCATGGCCT AAAGTCTCggtaaaaaccctagaaaaagGTATCTTGGTAAATGTGTATTCAGGAAAAAGTTGCCCTGGCCTGCTCGTCTCCATATTGGAAGCTTTTGAAAATCTGGGCCTTAACGTGCTTGAAGCTAGGGTTTCTTGTGCCGACAGCTTTCACTTACAAGCAGTTGGAGGAGAG AATGAAGACAACGAGGAAATTATCGATGCTCAGGTGGTGAAAAGAGCAGTTGCAGATGCTATCAGAAACTGGGAAGAAAGTGACACTAACGAGCAATGA
- the LOC113761128 gene encoding transcription factor SCREAM2-like isoform X1: protein MVPRGHKRANLHEKLQLLRSLTNSHAMNKTSIVVDASNYIEELKQKVERLKEDISSPRSSSDESSSWPKVSVKTLEKGILVNVYSGKSCPGLLVSILEAFENLGLNVLEARVSCADSFHLQAVGGENEDNEEIIDAQVVKRAVADAIRNWEESDTNEQ from the exons ATGGTTCCTAGAGGGCACAAGAGAGCCAATCTGCATGAGAAGCTGCAACTTCTTCGTTCTCTCACCAATTCTCATGCA ATGAATAAAACCTCGATAGTAGTGGATGCTTCCAATTATATCGAAGAGCTAAAACAGAAGGTAGAAAGGTTAAAGGAAGACATTTCAAGCCCACGAAGCTCAAGCGACGAGTCATCTTCATGGCCT AAAGTCTCggtaaaaaccctagaaaaagGTATCTTGGTAAATGTGTATTCAGGAAAAAGTTGCCCTGGCCTGCTCGTCTCCATATTGGAAGCTTTTGAAAATCTGGGCCTTAACGTGCTTGAAGCTAGGGTTTCTTGTGCCGACAGCTTTCACTTACAAGCAGTTGGAGGAGAG AATGAAGACAACGAGGAAATTATCGATGCTCAGGTGGTGAAAAGAGCAGTTGCAGATGCTATCAGAAACTGGGAAGAAAGTGACACTAACGAGCAATGA